One window of Chryseobacterium indologenes genomic DNA carries:
- a CDS encoding MGMT family protein, whose product MDEIFKQQVYEVARLIPKGRVSTYGAIAKAVGYPNHSRHVGKAMGGCPKDVPAHRVISSSGILSVPEFQPKLEAEGITVENLRIKNFKKLFWDPLAEL is encoded by the coding sequence ATGGACGAAATTTTCAAACAACAGGTATATGAAGTAGCAAGGCTTATTCCCAAAGGAAGAGTTTCTACGTATGGTGCCATCGCAAAAGCAGTTGGCTATCCAAATCATTCCAGACATGTAGGAAAAGCCATGGGTGGTTGTCCGAAAGATGTGCCTGCTCACCGTGTTATATCAAGCTCAGGAATTTTATCTGTTCCGGAATTTCAGCCTAAGCTGGAAGCAGAAGGAATTACTGTGGAAAATCTTAGAATAAAAAATTTCAAAAAACTGTTCTGGGATCCGTTGGCTGAATTGTAA
- a CDS encoding deoxyhypusine synthase family protein produces MSKPITEFIEKYYLHFNAAALVDASKGYVAHLKDGGKMMITLAGAMSTAELGKILAEMIRQGKVDFISCTGANLEEDLMNLVAHSHYERVPHYRDLTAQDEWDLLERGLNRVTDTCIPEEEAFRRLQKHIVEIWKDAEAKGERYFPHEFMYKMILSGVLEQYYEIPRENSWMIAAAEANLPIVVPGWEDSTMGNIFASYCIKGELKATTMKSGIEYMTYLADWYTKNSGGKGVGFFQIGGGIAGDFPICVVPMLYQDMEMHDIPFWSYFCQISDSTTSYGSYSGAVPNEKITWGKLDITTPKFIVESDATICAPLMFSYILENA; encoded by the coding sequence ATGAGCAAACCGATAACTGAATTCATAGAAAAGTATTACCTGCACTTCAACGCAGCTGCATTGGTGGATGCTTCTAAAGGATATGTTGCACATCTTAAAGATGGCGGAAAAATGATGATTACTTTGGCTGGAGCAATGTCTACTGCTGAATTAGGGAAGATTCTTGCTGAAATGATCCGTCAGGGAAAAGTAGATTTTATCTCTTGTACAGGGGCTAACCTTGAAGAAGATTTAATGAACCTTGTAGCACACTCTCACTATGAAAGAGTTCCTCATTACAGAGATTTGACTGCTCAGGATGAGTGGGATCTTTTAGAAAGAGGTCTGAACAGAGTTACAGATACTTGTATCCCTGAAGAAGAAGCTTTCAGAAGATTACAAAAACATATCGTTGAGATCTGGAAAGATGCTGAAGCTAAAGGAGAAAGATATTTCCCTCACGAATTCATGTACAAAATGATCCTTTCAGGAGTATTGGAGCAGTATTATGAGATTCCTAGAGAAAACTCCTGGATGATTGCTGCTGCAGAAGCTAATTTACCAATCGTAGTACCGGGATGGGAAGATTCTACAATGGGTAATATCTTCGCTTCTTACTGTATCAAAGGGGAGCTTAAGGCTACTACAATGAAATCAGGAATTGAATATATGACTTACCTTGCTGACTGGTATACTAAAAATTCAGGAGGAAAAGGAGTAGGATTCTTCCAGATTGGTGGAGGTATCGCAGGAGATTTCCCTATCTGTGTAGTGCCAATGTTATATCAGGATATGGAAATGCATGACATTCCTTTCTGGTCTTATTTCTGCCAGATTTCAGACTCTACAACATCTTACGGGTCATATTCAGGAGCTGTTCCAAATGAAAAAATCACTTGGGGCAAACTTGATATCACTACACCGAAATTTATCGTTGAAAGTGATGCAACCATCTGTGCACCATTGATGTTCTCTTATATCTTAGAAAACGCTTAA
- a CDS encoding GreA/GreB family elongation factor, whose amino-acid sequence MSNHIIVTTGIYDAIKDTLRRKKVSIREEKRLTEELRNAKQVLRRDLPADIVTVERKVTLKDHTLDFEHEYIFVPSTKAKLKKNKHSILSDIALAVVGYKVGDVINWPFRDGERKIEILKVEAWEG is encoded by the coding sequence ATGTCCAATCATATTATTGTAACCACCGGAATTTATGATGCTATAAAAGATACACTCAGAAGAAAAAAAGTGAGCATCAGAGAAGAAAAAAGACTTACAGAAGAACTTAGAAATGCAAAACAGGTATTGAGAAGAGATCTGCCTGCTGATATTGTAACAGTTGAAAGGAAAGTAACTTTAAAAGACCATACCTTAGATTTTGAACACGAATATATTTTTGTGCCGTCTACCAAAGCAAAACTTAAAAAAAATAAACATTCCATATTATCCGATATTGCTCTTGCAGTAGTAGGATATAAAGTAGGAGATGTTATCAACTGGCCATTCAGAGACGGAGAAAGAAAAATTGAAATTCTGAAAGTAGAAGCCTGGGAGGGATAA
- the arfB gene encoding alternative ribosome rescue aminoacyl-tRNA hydrolase ArfB, translating to MKDFSKELSFKTSRSSGAGGQNVNKVETAVTVLWKVDASEFFNEDQKVLIQDKLKNRINAEGFLFLTVSESRTQLMNKNKAIEKITEIVNKALIVPKKRTATKPSRAQKQKRLDGKKKLSDKKENRRFKF from the coding sequence ATGAAAGACTTTTCAAAAGAACTCAGTTTCAAAACTTCCCGCAGCAGTGGGGCAGGAGGGCAGAATGTCAACAAAGTAGAGACTGCTGTTACCGTACTTTGGAAAGTAGATGCATCAGAGTTTTTCAATGAGGATCAAAAAGTATTGATTCAGGATAAACTGAAAAACAGGATCAATGCAGAGGGCTTTTTATTCCTCACGGTTTCCGAAAGCAGAACCCAGCTGATGAATAAAAATAAAGCCATTGAAAAAATAACTGAAATTGTAAACAAAGCCCTTATTGTTCCGAAGAAAAGAACTGCAACAAAACCTTCAAGAGCTCAGAAACAAAAGAGACTTGATGGCAAGAAAAAATTATCTGATAAAAAAGAAAACAGGCGCTTCAAATTTTAG
- a CDS encoding AMP-binding protein — protein sequence MLIDFNNLNINKLSFHTEFEKKVKIFLEEWFSEKAGVNVQTSGSTGVPKIFEIEKKKMGNSAVMTCNFLGLKKGDTALLCLPVEYISGKMMIVRSIARELKLRVTEPSLKPVENLEEEIDFCAMTPLQVENSLEKLHLIKNLIIGGAAVSESLKNKILQMNLSVSNRIFETYGMSETLSHIGLKQLMPEQEDYFTVFENVSISLDERGCLKIFAPDLNAEVLQTNDLVDIRNEKQFKFLGRIDNVINSGGAKIFPEALEALVKKEIPNEAIFIGLPDESLGQKLILIIEGNQSDEVIKKISYIPFEKNFHKPKEIIFISEIPRTPNGKINRLELYKIFS from the coding sequence ATGCTGATAGACTTCAATAATCTCAATATTAATAAATTATCGTTCCATACGGAATTTGAAAAAAAAGTTAAAATTTTTCTTGAAGAGTGGTTTTCAGAAAAAGCGGGAGTGAATGTCCAGACTTCAGGCTCTACAGGAGTACCAAAAATTTTTGAAATTGAGAAAAAGAAAATGGGCAATTCTGCAGTAATGACCTGTAACTTTTTGGGATTAAAAAAAGGAGATACTGCATTACTCTGCCTGCCTGTAGAATATATTTCAGGAAAAATGATGATTGTCCGTTCCATAGCAAGAGAGTTGAAGTTAAGAGTTACAGAGCCCTCTCTAAAACCTGTTGAAAATTTAGAAGAAGAAATAGATTTTTGTGCGATGACACCGCTTCAGGTAGAAAATTCATTGGAAAAACTTCATCTGATCAAAAATCTGATCATTGGTGGTGCAGCCGTTTCAGAAAGTTTGAAAAATAAAATTCTACAGATGAACCTTAGTGTTTCAAACCGTATTTTTGAAACCTATGGAATGTCAGAAACGCTTTCCCATATTGGCTTAAAGCAATTGATGCCCGAGCAGGAAGATTATTTTACCGTTTTTGAAAATGTATCCATCTCTTTGGATGAAAGAGGATGTCTGAAAATCTTTGCTCCTGATTTAAATGCTGAAGTACTACAAACTAATGATTTAGTTGATATTAGAAACGAGAAACAGTTTAAATTTCTGGGAAGAATTGACAATGTGATCAACTCCGGAGGAGCAAAAATTTTTCCTGAAGCTCTTGAGGCCCTGGTGAAAAAGGAAATACCAAATGAAGCTATATTTATCGGTTTGCCGGATGAAAGTTTGGGTCAGAAATTGATACTGATTATAGAAGGAAATCAATCAGATGAGGTCATAAAGAAAATTTCATATATACCATTTGAGAAAAACTTCCATAAGCCCAAAGAAATTATTTTCATCAGTGAAATTCCGAGAACGCCCAATGGGAAAATAAACAGATTGGAATTGTATAAAATATTTAGTTAA
- a CDS encoding HdeD family acid-resistance protein, producing the protein MANLFQTLTNTVKHWYIPLIFGIIFLICGFYVFSVPLATYVTLSIFFSVSFLFSGITEIFFSLQNSKSLQGWGWFLVSGLLTTAIGVYLIANPQISMTVLPFVIGFTLLFRSFQLLGFAFDLRSMRIMSWGNVALASVGGIIFSLLLIFNPVFTGISLVTLTGVSFIFMGIASIMLALDLRKIKKIPGKVSQELRDRIKSIQEEIDDLKR; encoded by the coding sequence ATGGCCAATTTATTTCAAACCCTTACCAACACCGTAAAACATTGGTACATCCCATTAATCTTCGGAATTATATTTCTGATCTGTGGTTTCTATGTATTCAGTGTACCGCTTGCAACGTATGTTACACTTTCCATTTTTTTCAGTGTTTCATTTTTATTTTCAGGAATTACGGAAATATTCTTTTCCTTACAGAACAGTAAATCCCTGCAGGGTTGGGGCTGGTTTCTGGTAAGTGGGTTATTAACTACAGCGATAGGAGTTTATCTCATCGCAAATCCTCAGATTTCAATGACTGTGCTGCCGTTTGTTATAGGATTCACTTTACTGTTTCGTTCCTTTCAATTATTAGGTTTTGCATTCGATCTGAGAAGTATGAGGATAATGAGCTGGGGAAATGTAGCGTTAGCCAGTGTCGGAGGAATTATATTTTCTCTATTGTTGATTTTTAATCCGGTGTTTACAGGAATTTCATTAGTTACCCTTACTGGTGTTTCTTTTATTTTCATGGGAATAGCTTCCATTATGCTGGCCCTGGATTTAAGAAAAATTAAAAAAATCCCCGGAAAAGTAAGTCAGGAATTAAGAGACAGAATCAAATCTATACAGGAGGAAATTGATGATCTTAAAAGATAA
- a CDS encoding amino acid permease: protein MSNENKTGEKETLVRGLTNRHIQLIALGGAIGTGLFLGIGPAAVLAGPSVILGYALAGIIAFFIMRQLGEMVVQEPVSGSFSHFAYKYWGNFPGFASGWNYWILYILVSMAELTAIGHYIHFWWPDIPLWVSSLFFFIVINALNLASVKVYGETEFWFSIIKVVAIIAMIIFGVYLLISGTGGEKASITNLWNDGGFFPKGLFNKTENGYSGLFAAMAMIMFSFGGLELIGITAAEAKNPEKTIPQATNQVIYRILIFYVGALVILFSLSPWRDITEGSSPFVMVFQNLNGLEFSLFGKVIQFNTLIANVLNLIVLTAALSVYNSSVYSNSRMLFGLAQQGNAPKFLKKLNKNSVPINAILISSCFAGICIIINKLVPEKAFEYLMALVVSTLIINWLMICYTHLKFKKSINASGIHSKFSSIFYPVSNYICIAFLVLILGLMSITGMEIQVILIPVWIGFLFIMYRLYKTK, encoded by the coding sequence ATGAGCAACGAAAATAAAACAGGAGAAAAGGAGACTTTAGTTAGAGGATTAACAAATCGACATATACAATTAATTGCCCTTGGAGGTGCCATCGGAACCGGGCTGTTTCTGGGAATCGGGCCGGCTGCAGTACTGGCAGGACCATCAGTAATTTTAGGCTATGCTTTAGCTGGAATTATCGCCTTTTTTATTATGCGTCAGCTTGGTGAAATGGTTGTTCAGGAACCCGTTTCAGGAAGTTTTAGCCACTTTGCCTACAAATATTGGGGAAATTTTCCAGGATTTGCTTCAGGGTGGAACTACTGGATTCTCTATATTTTGGTAAGTATGGCGGAACTCACGGCAATAGGACATTATATTCACTTTTGGTGGCCGGATATCCCGCTTTGGGTTTCCAGTTTATTCTTTTTTATTGTAATTAATGCGCTTAATCTTGCTTCTGTAAAGGTGTATGGAGAAACAGAGTTCTGGTTTTCTATCATCAAAGTAGTAGCTATTATAGCCATGATTATCTTCGGAGTATACCTGTTGATAAGTGGTACAGGAGGAGAAAAAGCAAGCATTACCAATTTATGGAATGATGGCGGATTCTTCCCAAAAGGATTATTTAACAAAACAGAAAACGGATATTCAGGATTGTTTGCCGCAATGGCCATGATCATGTTCTCTTTTGGAGGACTGGAACTTATCGGAATTACAGCTGCAGAAGCTAAAAATCCGGAAAAAACCATTCCACAGGCTACCAACCAGGTGATCTACAGAATCCTTATTTTCTATGTTGGAGCTTTGGTGATCTTATTTTCATTAAGCCCCTGGAGAGATATTACAGAAGGTTCCAGTCCGTTTGTAATGGTGTTTCAGAATCTGAACGGCCTTGAATTCAGCCTTTTTGGTAAAGTGATTCAGTTCAATACATTGATTGCTAATGTGCTTAACCTGATTGTTTTAACCGCAGCATTATCAGTGTATAATAGTAGTGTTTACAGTAACAGCAGAATGCTTTTCGGATTGGCTCAACAGGGGAATGCCCCGAAATTCCTGAAAAAACTGAATAAAAACTCTGTTCCTATCAATGCTATTCTTATTTCATCATGCTTTGCCGGGATATGTATTATCATTAATAAATTAGTGCCGGAAAAAGCTTTTGAATACTTAATGGCTTTAGTAGTATCTACTTTGATCATCAACTGGCTGATGATATGCTATACCCATCTGAAGTTTAAAAAATCAATAAATGCATCAGGAATTCATTCAAAATTCTCTTCTATATTTTATCCTGTATCCAATTATATCTGTATTGCCTTTCTGGTTCTGATATTAGGATTAATGAGTATCACAGGAATGGAAATTCAGGTGATTCTGATTCCGGTATGGATTGGCTTTTTGTTTATTATGTACAGATTGTACAAAACGAAGTAA
- a CDS encoding helix-turn-helix domain-containing protein yields MKVCGQNIRKIRRNKDLTQEYMAFEMGISQKAYSDIENSKVKINLEILTKISTILDIKPSDICSISHKCGIDTYEDKYQDLLEYMKKNNISIPKEFL; encoded by the coding sequence ATGAAAGTATGTGGACAAAATATCAGGAAAATCCGTAGGAATAAAGACCTTACGCAGGAGTACATGGCATTTGAAATGGGAATCTCCCAGAAAGCCTATTCCGATATTGAGAACTCCAAGGTAAAGATCAATCTGGAGATACTGACTAAAATATCAACGATCTTAGACATCAAACCATCTGATATCTGCAGTATTTCGCATAAATGTGGAATAGATACATATGAAGACAAATATCAGGATCTTTTGGAGTATATGAAAAAGAATAATATTTCAATTCCGAAAGAGTTTTTGTAG
- the ccoN gene encoding cytochrome-c oxidase, cbb3-type subunit I codes for METQKFNYDNNIVRAFLYATIAFGLVGFLLGLTAALMLFYPELPEFLFGTDDTTIKSLASGNIQGLINTQGAMGFGRIRMLHTSAVIFAFVCNSFFCGAYYSMQRLLKTRMYSDTLSWIHFWSWQIMIISVVITFLMGINTSKEYAEHEWPIDILIAFSWIVFGINMFGTIARRRVRHLYVAIWFYIATWIAVAMLHIFNNLEVPLSFTSWKSYSVYAGVKDALVQWWYGHNAVAFVLTTPVLGLMYYFMPKAAQRPVFSYKLSIIHFWSLIFVYLWAGPHHLQYTALPAWAQAVGTGFSIMLIAPSWGGMLNGLLTLRGAWDKVRENPILKFFVVAITCYGMATFEGPLLATKSLNKIGHYTDWVIGHVHIGALGWNGFMAFGIVYYLVPIMWRTSLWSKKLANWHFWLGTLGIIFYAVPMYISGFTQGLMWKQFNPDGTLLWKNWLDTVTAIIPYFKMRFLGGVLYLSGAILMVINVIKTIKAGSFQKEVPAEAPALANIGSTRKEGEGVHLWLERTPTLLSILAFITIAIGGLVEIVPTLSLKQSVPTITAVKPYTPLELEGRDLYIREGCNSCHSQMIRPFRDEVVRFEGKNGQYSKAGEFIYDRPFLWGSKRTGPDLHREGGRNPDSWHFKHMYNPRITSAGSIMPRFPWLITNKLDRNQMVDKMKLMKNAFDVPYTKAQIDSANQWADNQSKAIVQRIYAEATDVKDQMVKEKTAKGSAYVPLEQREIVAMIAYLQRLGTDIKTTQVQTASVE; via the coding sequence ATGGAGACGCAAAAATTTAATTATGACAATAATATTGTCAGAGCATTCCTCTATGCGACTATCGCATTCGGACTTGTAGGATTTCTGCTGGGGCTTACAGCTGCATTGATGCTTTTTTATCCTGAATTACCTGAATTTTTATTCGGTACGGATGATACAACTATTAAAAGCTTAGCTTCAGGCAATATTCAGGGACTGATCAATACTCAGGGAGCAATGGGCTTCGGAAGAATCAGAATGCTTCATACCAGTGCTGTAATTTTTGCTTTCGTTTGTAATTCCTTTTTCTGTGGTGCTTACTACAGTATGCAAAGACTCCTTAAAACCAGAATGTATAGTGATACGCTATCATGGATTCATTTCTGGTCCTGGCAGATTATGATTATCAGTGTAGTGATCACATTCCTTATGGGAATCAACACATCTAAAGAATACGCTGAACATGAATGGCCTATTGACATTTTAATTGCATTCTCATGGATCGTTTTCGGGATCAATATGTTCGGAACTATTGCCAGAAGAAGAGTGAGACATTTATACGTAGCCATCTGGTTCTACATTGCAACCTGGATTGCTGTAGCGATGCTTCATATCTTCAATAATCTGGAAGTTCCGTTATCCTTCACAAGCTGGAAATCTTATTCTGTATATGCAGGTGTAAAAGATGCATTAGTACAATGGTGGTATGGGCACAATGCAGTAGCATTTGTTTTAACGACCCCTGTATTAGGTCTGATGTATTACTTTATGCCAAAAGCAGCACAACGACCGGTATTCTCATACAAGCTATCCATTATTCACTTCTGGTCGCTGATCTTTGTATACCTTTGGGCCGGGCCTCACCACCTGCAATATACAGCTTTGCCTGCCTGGGCTCAGGCGGTAGGAACAGGATTTTCTATCATGCTTATTGCACCATCATGGGGAGGAATGCTGAATGGTCTTCTAACCTTAAGAGGAGCATGGGATAAAGTAAGAGAAAATCCGATTCTGAAATTCTTTGTAGTTGCTATTACCTGCTATGGTATGGCAACTTTCGAAGGACCTTTATTAGCAACAAAATCATTAAATAAAATTGGTCACTATACTGACTGGGTAATCGGGCACGTACACATTGGTGCACTCGGATGGAATGGTTTTATGGCATTCGGAATTGTTTATTACCTAGTTCCGATCATGTGGAGAACGTCTCTTTGGTCTAAAAAACTGGCCAACTGGCACTTCTGGCTGGGAACATTAGGAATTATCTTCTATGCCGTTCCTATGTATATTTCAGGATTCACACAAGGATTGATGTGGAAGCAATTCAACCCGGACGGAACATTATTGTGGAAAAACTGGCTGGATACGGTTACTGCAATTATTCCTTACTTTAAAATGAGATTCTTAGGAGGTGTTCTTTATTTGTCAGGGGCAATTTTAATGGTCATTAATGTTATCAAAACTATTAAAGCCGGTTCATTCCAGAAAGAAGTTCCTGCAGAAGCTCCTGCATTAGCCAATATCGGAAGTACAAGAAAAGAAGGCGAAGGCGTACACCTTTGGTTGGAAAGAACTCCTACTCTCCTTTCTATATTAGCTTTCATCACTATAGCAATTGGTGGATTAGTAGAGATTGTTCCGACATTGTCACTGAAGCAAAGTGTTCCCACGATAACGGCAGTAAAACCGTATACACCGCTGGAACTGGAAGGAAGAGATCTTTATATCCGTGAAGGCTGTAATTCATGCCACTCCCAGATGATCAGACCTTTCCGTGATGAAGTGGTAAGATTTGAAGGAAAAAACGGACAATATTCCAAAGCCGGAGAATTTATTTACGACAGACCCTTCTTATGGGGATCTAAAAGAACAGGACCTGATCTTCACAGAGAAGGAGGAAGAAACCCGGACTCATGGCACTTCAAACATATGTACAACCCAAGAATTACGTCTGCAGGTTCTATCATGCCACGCTTCCCATGGCTGATCACCAATAAACTGGACCGCAATCAGATGGTGGATAAAATGAAACTGATGAAAAATGCTTTCGATGTTCCTTATACAAAAGCTCAGATAGATTCTGCCAACCAATGGGCAGACAACCAGTCAAAAGCAATTGTACAGAGAATCTATGCTGAAGCAACAGATGTAAAAGATCAGATGGTAAAAGAGAAAACAGCAAAAGGATCTGCATATGTACCTCTTGAACAGAGAGAAATTGTAGCTATGATCGCGTACCTGCAAAGATTAGGTACAGATATTAAGACAACACAGGTACAAACAGCAAGCGTAGAGTAA
- a CDS encoding cbb3-type cytochrome c oxidase N-terminal domain-containing protein: MKTRTPISIYIATTIGLTIMAFEMFASDSGYFSSPFFWALILIAIILLLIMNSIGDLVENENFNRLSEEEKKQYLADKKVPYYQKLWNSAFKKQSVTEEKDILIDHGFDGITELDNSLPKWWIGLFWFGCIFCAVYLVAFSFTDYAHPEVEYTKEAKTMLASIEEYEKTAPQINLESAKYSADNITEGQELFKTNCVTCHGDGGKGGIGPNLTDTHWINIKEKSLFKNVFWMLENGSPNNPTMRPFIKEGTITGRDAEKIAAYIYHINQETAPITTAQGGAAPQGEEVKWENGNN, from the coding sequence ATGAAAACGAGAACCCCAATTTCAATATATATCGCAACAACGATAGGTTTAACGATCATGGCCTTTGAAATGTTCGCCAGTGATTCAGGATATTTTTCTTCTCCTTTTTTCTGGGCGCTGATATTAATTGCCATTATCCTCCTGCTCATTATGAATTCGATTGGAGATCTGGTGGAAAATGAAAATTTCAACAGATTATCAGAGGAAGAGAAAAAACAATATCTGGCAGACAAAAAGGTTCCTTATTATCAGAAATTATGGAATTCTGCCTTCAAAAAGCAATCCGTTACAGAAGAAAAGGATATTCTTATCGACCATGGGTTTGATGGAATTACAGAGCTTGACAACTCACTTCCGAAATGGTGGATCGGCCTGTTCTGGTTCGGATGTATCTTCTGTGCAGTTTATCTGGTAGCCTTTTCTTTCACAGATTATGCCCATCCGGAAGTAGAATATACTAAAGAAGCAAAAACCATGTTGGCATCTATTGAAGAGTATGAAAAAACAGCTCCCCAGATCAATCTGGAATCTGCAAAATACAGTGCTGATAATATCACAGAAGGACAGGAACTTTTCAAAACGAATTGTGTTACCTGCCATGGAGACGGAGGAAAAGGAGGAATAGGCCCGAACCTTACTGATACGCACTGGATCAACATAAAAGAAAAAAGTTTATTTAAAAATGTATTCTGGATGCTTGAAAACGGTTCACCAAATAATCCTACCATGAGACCTTTCATCAAGGAAGGAACCATCACAGGAAGAGATGCCGAAAAGATTGCCGCTTACATTTACCATATCAATCAGGAAACCGCTCCTATCACAACAGCCCAAGGTGGTGCTGCTCCGCAGGGAGAAGAGGTGAAATGGGAAAACGGAAACAACTAA